Proteins found in one Pseudochaenichthys georgianus chromosome 13, fPseGeo1.2, whole genome shotgun sequence genomic segment:
- the c2cd3 gene encoding C2 domain-containing protein 3 isoform X2: protein MKSRKQRTVRTGGSKKKVPSDVPPATSLPPLVEGQLRCFLRLTISRVLWTVHKPPPATFVRLRWWGESSNGTHFFPRDGSQPSQKTIKTTARFPIRCGPKQFTSYLTDMGSLVLEVLTKPDHLPIARAQVSGISRLSLSHPISGFYTLISPTSDKLGELQVSLNLEPLTEAYDSSSSCPITDISVEGPQVTKLNVPSQTRPLSAVSSSGNTPRGKDHLYFQNAQKDKEESLENQMPTTDKSPNSQAAMNPSCRQLCGQTTNDILSVILERGNKLRNAMVVSTLKCDMDSAPALKDTPLPLPKENILPSSKPVPSPSGMFLQNILHADSTLKHSEDVSVVSDCPMDMDNRAVHLLLGSLNTSPLPLWDGDGSFPESLSGHSSVCGDSELNDPQYDQSLLEHLFYKTPMSDIKPDDTELEGQGTMSLSKKQLTQSAPKMSERPNSEPQRCADAAGIPPGLSAEQFTLLSLIRLARVTIDSLIVPTGSTTTTPRKPSSKGKPPRPLTSKKCTYFVEYLFPTASTSSRHDRSKGGDGEVTTAVASKVAGGAVKFHQRSVFPVHFSPAAVNKWWGTDLIFKIYSRRSDQKKPVPIGMAIHPLRCLLESEQLSQSVLLPVQRVEANSETQEIGPLRVSLELATHNKDFSTEQSKSKLARRDASPSQTAPSPQRESSSRSHHADIEREELPAGSFEEPTLNAWSPQKHSKEPSPHLGLRTSRRSQLQLEEDPEVLLHTLLMVPDGKNLPMQAPNVYLNCKLWCDETARSVVSWGQANPSFNFVQVTPVALTAKLLERMKNNVIVIEVWQKTGSSGQDRLLGLVKLPLHQFYMSFRDPKIAQLLLQAQYPVLGVDCYMPLIDVFSGSCKGQLRVVLAMGRSEQIAALQRTRDEEYDCLPHLVRPVHLLDHQSHSPKKVIAPQQESMREHVFVIRVEKVDGLTPLQSTVWGEADCYVQYSFPCQEADPAAKVDQNLIESSVNLKPFRTTTTLCVPDPVFGHTETHVLLAPEGLPVQRLLLSSLSTKGLSSGGGVQFEVWCRYYYPNVRDQLVARGMLPLSKLCAMVTMQRQHPNEAQMFSLPLIPRTDSPIAHPPQPSGLLDVCIRYKHRPVRPEGQTGKGVASRVVTLVVQVHRASGLQAAARVLSEQDDRFSYFAGVGVNSFITVELSFLPESEMRCTRVAARTFCPEFDHHMELSCDLLLQRSSGETCSLAEQLEEASAVFTVWNRDSRKAVHTHKPKDAMLGSVKIPLADLIHKRTGISGWFGVYTPQETSSSSQQQHILVGGLEISVSFAHHSDRERVIKAAQGLSWEMAQNDKQEDEEAWGDGMRKMSLTVSIPRAWIPVHCLLLPGLSELERSTYCYFRYKFYDQEAFCSQMKHPSVEEGGQATVTFQGSRAVELRSTQPLMWYLREERLEVQLWVAFSKEKSQRPRDTDRLVGSAFVDLSSLAKTPKQKFTISGVYPLFRRSAADLQGAAIRVHIAMTAGHVPVELPAGVTTQVDSDSLGELLSEEEAADCITSPATPKQPQSTHKNKSSGTTPDITRVQHTEMSTEESFPVTVAVDRAMHLNLKGCPLAERSEGSPCCCVSYITADSAEPVSTAVLANTDCPVWDHQHECRLTNELLLDPQQHLVFKVWHKGETERVIGFASVDLSPLLCGFQLVCGWYNITDFSGQCHGQLKVSIIPLKGVQDLRGKRKAVYEETAKNSPDLFQALPVIYHTTATYSSFPSHISQHTEQKISSPDITERLFSERSSESDRHFEHMDKVRLYHQSLQEQTAAPSVCNSSSAGDINPSSSFLFSALRKKLSELDNIQRYFSRKLSTPTFPPTREPDCQTSQEEQRDSETDTRQLLLKSKHLVGQADNIISGLRGSQLETIPSDHLSSSATSLVGDNNPQTIPESVSSPHRASHLSQEEEEEEEKVSLLHSPLPKTFEAQSDSEPEGEKDERSYTLTVSEDENEEGADQDGTGCSQDEEADDDDDDDDDDDDDEDYDEVVVNPRPLNEVTSLTDKTSPWTSIMSEPDLVSVESPEPPEGEDLREDEDEEEETVELLTHSGDGSREESEHQQSDSFNGSAGDSSDTDGERTIQFSAERPPKEPSSPNEASGDRVPSPTTLHATDTHDASCSLDHQDVPTQLSAPVEVPNFFLPSHQLEASMRVIRLAPSFSNKTTDPGPHIPNHRGPRQRPNMSPSSMKKETERIAKIFSAHFDGNH, encoded by the exons ATGAAGAGCAGAAAACAGAGGACCGTCAGAACCGGAGGCAGCAAAAAGAAAG TCCCCAGCGATGTGCCCCCCGCCACCAGCCTCCCTCCTCTGGTCGAAGGCCAGCTAAGATGCTTCCTGCGGCTGACCATAAGCAGGGTATTATGGACAGTTCATAAGCCTCCACCTGCAACATTTGTGAGGCTGCGCTGGTGGGGAGAGTCCTCAAATGGGACACACTTCTTCCCGAGAGATGGCTCACAGCCGTCACAGAAGACCATCAAGACCACAGCTCGCTTCCCCATCCGCTGTGGACCAAAGCAGTTCACCTCATATCTTACAG ATATGGGCTCCCTGGTGCTGGAAGTTCTGACAAAACCTGATCATCTGCCGATCGCAAGGGCTCAGGTTTCGGGTATCTCTCGCCTCTCTCTGTCCCACCCCATCAGTGGATTTTACACCCTTATATCACCTACATCTGACAAGCTGGGAGAGTTACAG GTTTCCCTTAATCTGGAGCCTCTGACAGAAGCCTATGACAGCAGCAGCTCTTGTCCCATCACAGATATTAGTGTTGAAGGACCACAAGTAACCAAACTGAATGTGCCCTCGCAAACCAGACCACTCTCCGCCGTCAGCAGCAGTGGAAACACTCCAAG AGGGAAAGACCACTTGTATTTCCAAAATGCACAGAAGGACAAAGAAGAATCACTGGAGAATCAGATGCCGACAACAGACAAATCTCCAAACAGTCAAGCGGCCATGAATCCTTCATGTAGACAGCTCTGTGGTCAAACCACCAATGATATTCTTTCAG ttattctggAGCGTGGAAACAAGCTTAGAAATGCAATGGTTGTATCAACTTTAAAATGTGACATGGATTCTGCCCCGGCTCTGAAAGACACGCCTCTACCTCTCCCAAAGGAAAACATCCTGCCATCTTCAAA GCCCGTCCCGTCTCCCTCTGGGATGTTCCTTCAAAATATTCTTCATGCTGATTCAACTCTCAAGCACTCTGAGGATGTTTCTGTAGTTTCAGACTGTCCTATGGACATGGATAACAGAGCTGTGCACCTGCTCCTCGGCAG CTTGAACACATCTCCTTTGCCTCTCTGGGATGGAGATGGCTCCTTCCCTGAATCTCTCTCTGGTCATAGCAGTGTGTGTGGGGACAGTGAGCTCAATGATCCACAATATGACCAGAGCTTACTGGAACATTTGTTCTACAAAACTCCT ATGTCAGATATCAAACCAGACGACACTGAGCTAGAGGGTCAAGGAACAATGTCACTGAGTAAAAAACAGCTGACACAGTCTGCACCCAAGATGAGTGAACG TCCTAACTCAGAGCCTCAGCGGTGTGCAGATGCTGCTGGTATCCCTCCTGGTTTGAGTGCAGAGCAGTTCACTTTGCTGAGTTTGATCCGGCTTGCGAGAGTCACCATCGACTCTCTTATTGTACCTACAGGAAGTACAACCACCACACCTAGAAAACCCTCTAGTAAAGGGAAACCTCCTCGACCGTTAACCAGCAAAAAGTG CACATATTTTGTAGAGTATCTGTTCCCGACGGCCTCAACTTCCAGTCGACATGATCGTAGTAAGGGTGGAGATGGAGAGGTGACCACAGCTGTTGCCAGTAAAGTTGCAGGTGGAG CGGTAAAGTTCCATCAGCGATCTGTGTTTCCTGTCCACTTCAGTCCAGCAGCAGTAAACAAATGGTGGGGAACTGATCTGATTTTCAAGATTTACTCACGAAGGAGCGACCAAAAGAAA CCTGTTCCCATCGGCATGGCGATCCACCCGCTGCGCTGTCTGCTGGAGAGCGAGCAGCTGAGTCAGTCTGTCCTCTTACCTGTGCAGAGGGTGGAAGCGAACAGTGAAACACAGGAGATTGGACCCCTCAGA GTGTCGCTAGAACTTGCTACACACAATAAAGATTTCTCCACTGAACAAAGTAAAAGCAAGCTGGCTCGGAGAGATGCATCgccttctcaaactgcacccAGTCCACAGAGAGAGAGCAGCTCCAGATCTCACCATGCTGACATTGAGAGGGAGGAGCTACCTGCTGGATCTTTTGAAGAACCCACGCTGAATGCTTGGAGTCCTCAGAAACACTCAAAGGAACCTTCTCCTCATCTCGGCCTCCGAACATCTCGCAgatcacagctacagttggagGAGGATCCTGAGGTTCTGCTGCATACGTTACTCATGGTGCCCGATGGAAAGAACTTGCCCATGCAGGCTCCAAACGTGTACCTGAACTGTAAACTCTGGTGTGATGAGACAGCGAGGTCTGTCGTCAGCTGGGGGCAGGCAAATCCTTCCTTTAACTTTGTTCAG GTGACCCCTGTGGCCTTAACTGCTAAGCTGCTGGAGCGGATGAAGAATAACGTGATAGTAATCGAGGTGTGGCAGAAGACGGGAAGTTCAGGGCAGGATCGACTCCTCGGCCTCGTTAAATTACCTCTCCACCAGTTCTACATGTCATTTAG GGATCCAAAGATTGCCCAACTTCTTCTCCAGGCGCAGTACCCTGTTCTAGGGGTGGACTGCTACATGCCGCTCATTGATGTGTTCTCAGGAAGCTGTAAAGGACAGCTCAGGGTAGTTTTGGCTATGGGCCGATCAGAGCAGATAGCTGCCCTCCAGCGCACGAGGGATGAAGAATACGACTGCTTACCTCATCTCGTGAGACCAGTTCACCTGCTGGATCACCAGTCTCATTCACCAAAGAAG GTTATTGCACCTCAACAGGAAAGTATGAGAGAGCATGTGTTTGTGATAAGAGTGGAGAAGGTAGATGGGCTGACCCCTCTGCAGTCTACAGTGTGGGGCGAGGCTGACTGCTACGTCCAGTACAGCTTCCCCTGTCAGGAGGCCGACCCTGCTGCAAAAGTGGACCAGAACCTCATAGAGAGTA GCGTAAACCTGAAGCCGTTCCGTACCACCACCACTCTCTGCGTCCCGGACCCTGTGTTTGGCCACACTGAGACTCATGTGCTCCTGGCTCCTGAAGGACTTCCTGTTCAGAGGCTGCTACTTAGCTCTCTTTCGACTAAAGGCCTAAGCAGCGGAGGGGGTGTCCAATTTGAAGTCTGGTGCAG aTACTATTATCCAAACGTTCGAGACCAGCTTGTGGCCAGAGGAATGCTTCCTTTGTCCAAGCTGTGTGCCATGGTCACCATGCAGAGACAGCATCCTAATGAGGCTCAAATGTTCTCCCTGCCCCTGATTCCCAGGACGGACAGTCCCATTGCACACCCGCCTCAGCCCTCAG GATTATTGGATGTGTGCATTCGGTACAAGCACCGACCGGTGAGACCTGAAGGTCAGACTGGTAAAGGAGTGGCCTCTCGTGTTGTGACCCTGGTGGTTCAGGTGCACAGAGCATCAggtctgcaggctgcagcaaG GGTTTTATCAGAACAAGATGACAGATTCAGCTACTTTGCTGGTGTGGGAGTAAACTCGTTCATCACGGTGGAGCTCTCGTTCTTGCCTGAGAGTGAGATGAGGTGCACCCGTGTCGCTGCCAGGACCTTCTGCCCTGAGTTTGACCACCACATGGAGTTGTCCTGCGATCTGCTGCTTCAGAGGAGCAGTGGAGAAACCTGCAGCTTAGCTGAGCAGCTGGAAGAAGCCTCTGCTGTCTTCACTGTCTGGAACAGAGACAGTCGCAAAG cagtccacactcatAAGCCTAAGGATGCGATGTTGGGCTCAGTGAAAATACCTCTTGCTGATCTCATCCATAAAAGAACAG GTATTTCAGGCTGGTTTGGAGTGTATACACCTCAGGAAACAAGTTCTTCTTCTCAGCAGCAGCACATCTTGGTCGGAGGCCTTGAAATCTCCGTCAGCTTCGCCCACCACTCAGACAGGGAAAGAGTGATAAAAGCTGCTCAGGGTTTGAGCTGGGAAATGGCCCAGAATGACAAGCAAGAGGATGAAGAAGCTTGGGGAGACGGCATGAGAAAAATGTCTTTAACTGTTTCGATTCCTAGAGCGTGGATACCGGTCCACTGCTTGCTTCTGCCGGGCCTCAGTGAGCTGGAGCGCTCCACCTACTGCTACTTCAGGTACAAGTTCTACGACCAGGAAGCCTTCTGCTCTCAGATGAAACACCCCTCTGTAGAGGAGGGGGGGCAGGCCACGGTGACCTTCCAGGGAAGTAGAGCAGTGGAGCTAAGGAGTACTCAGCCCTTGATGTGGTATCTACGAGAGGAGAGGCTGGAGGTCCAGCTGTGGGTCGCATTTTCAAAAGAGAAATCCCAGAGGCCGAGAGACACTGATCGACTGGTGGGCTCAGCATTTGTTGATCTGTCCTCTCTTGCAAAGACGCCGAAGCAGAAGTTTACCATCAGTG GAGTGTATCCGCTGTTCAGGCGCTCAGCAGCAGATCTACAAGGGGCTGCTATCAGGGTACACATCGCCATGACAGCAGGGCATGTCCCAGTGGAGCTCCCTGCTGGAGTTACCACTCAGGTGGACTCGGACAGCCTGGGGGAGCTCCTATCAGAGGAGGAAGCAGCAGATTGTATCACTTCGCCAGCTACACCAAAACAACCACAAAGCACACACAAGAATAAGTCCTCCGGAACAACTCCAGACATCACACGTGTGCAGCATACAGAAATGAGCACGGAGGAATCTTTCCCTGTGACTGTAGCAGTGGATCGAGCTATGCACCTGAATCTGAAGG GCTGTCCTCTGGCAGAGCGCAGTGAAGGGTCGCCGTGCTGCTGTGTTTCCTACATCACTGCCGACTCTGCTGAACCAGTGTCCACTGCTGTCTTAGCCAACACCGACTGCCCTGTGTGGGACCATCAACATGAGTGCAG GCTTACAAATGAGCTACTGCTCGATCCACAGCAACATCTCGTGTTCAAAGTCTGGCACAAAGGAG AAACGGAGAGGGTGATTGGATTTGCGTCTGTAGACCTGTCCCCCTTACTCTGTGGGTTCCAGTTGGTGTGTGGTTGGTACAACATCACAGACTTCAGCGGTCAGTGTCATGGCCAGCTCAAAGTGTCAATCATTCCTCTAAAGGGGGTCCAAGACCTCCGTGGAAAGAGAAAGGCTGTGTATGAAGAAACTGCCAAAAACTCACCG GATTTATTCCAGGCACTCCCTGTCATCTACCATACCACAGCCACCTACAGCAGCTTCCCCTCTCACATCAGCCAGCACACAGAGCAAAAGATCTCATCACCTGACATCACGGAGAGGCTGTTCTCTGAAAG GTCCAGTGAGAGTGACCGCCACTTTGAGCACATGGACAAAGTGCGACTGTACCATCAGAGTCTGCAGGAGCAAACAGCAGCTCCTTCTGTCTGCAACAGCAGCAGCGCTGGAGACATCAATCCCTCCAGCTCCTTCCTGTTTTCAGCACTCAG GAAAAAACTAAGTGAGCTCGACAACATTCAGAGATACTTCAGCCGTAAGCTTTCAACTCCCACATTCCCGCCCACTAGAGAGCCGGACTgtcagaccagccaggaggagcAGAGGGACTCTGAGACAGACACACGGCAGCTTCTTCTCAAGTCCAAACACTTAGTTGGACAAGCAGACAATATCATTAGCG gtctgcgaggatcCCAACTGGAAACAATTCCTTCAGACCACCTAAGCAGCTCAGCAACTTCACTTGTTGGAGACAACAACCCTCAAACTATCCCGGAGAGTGTCTCCAGTCCACACAGGGCTTCACATTTATcccaggaagaggaagaagaagaggaaaagGTGTCGCTCCTGCACTCGCCACTGCCAAAGACGTTTGAAGCCCAGTCAGACTCTGAGcctgagggagagaaggacgAACGGAGCTACACGCTTACCGTGTCAGAAGATGAAAACGAAGAAGGAGCAGACCAAGATGGTACAGGTTGTTCACAGGATGAAgaagctgatgatgatgatgatgatgatgatgatgatgatgatgatgaagattaCGATGAGGTTGTGGTGAACCCGAGGCCTCTGAACGAGGTGACTTCGTTAACGGACAAAACCAGCCCTTGGACCAGCATCATGTCAGAGCCTGACCTGGTGTCTGTGGAGAGCCCGGAGCCACCAGAGGGAGAGGATCTGAGAGAGGATGAGGACGAGGAAGAGGAAACGGTAGAACTGCTAACCCATAGTGGAGATGGGAGCAGAGAAGAAAGTGAACATCAGCAAAGTGACAGTTTTAATGGATCAGCTGGAGACTCTTCAGACACAGACGGTGAAAGGACAATACAATTTTCAGCCGAGAGACCACCGAAAGAACCCAGCAGCCCCAACGAAGCGTCAGGTGACCGAGTTCCTTCACCCACCACACTGCACGCCACAGATACCCATGATGCTTCATGCTCCCTGGACCATCAAGACGTTCCAACCCAACT CTCTGCCCCTGTGGAGGTCCCTAATTTCTTCCTTCCCTCTCACCAACTGGAGGCCTCCATGAGAGTCATACGTTTAGCTCCTTCTTTCTCCAACAAGACTACTGACCCG